From the Deinococcus apachensis DSM 19763 genome, the window CTTGCCGAGTACCTGCGGGCTGCCGCGCGGGCAGGGCAACGTGAGCGGGGCATGCGGGAGTTCCGGCGATACGCCATGTGGCTACGAGACGAGCTCGGCCTCGACCCCTCCCCTGGGGTGATGCAGGCCCTGCGGGAGGATTCCGCGGCTCCGCCCGACCTCGTCCCGGCCCACACTCCTGTGCCCAGCGCAGTCACCTCCTTTGTCGGCCGCGACCTGGAGATCGCCGAGGTGTTGCACCTCCTGCGCGGCCCTGATCACCGGCTCGTCACGCTCATCGGCCCCGGCGGCGTGGGCAAGACCCGCCTGGCCGCCCGCCTCGCGCAGGAGACCGCACCGCACTTCGCCCAGGGCGCAGCCTTCGTGCCTCTGGAGGCCGCGCGAGACGAGGCCGAACTCGTTTCCACCCTTGCGCGTGCCGTGCCCGTCCCCCTGCCTCAGGTGACCTGGCCCCAGGTGCGGCGCGCCCTGGCCGCCTGTGAGCTGCTGCTCGTCCTCGACAATTTGGAACACCTGCCGGGGGCCGCGTCGCTCATCACTGACCTCCTCACCGCGGCGCCACGTGTCCGGGTCCTGGCTACGTCGCGCGCGCCTCTGGGGCTGCTCGCCGAAACGCAGCTTGTGCTCGAAGGTCTGCCGTTCCCGCCTGGCCCCGAGGCCTGGGATGACGGCTACGACGGGGTACGCCTCTTTACCGAGCGAGCCCGACACGTGGATCCACACTTCGTGATCCCGCCGGAAGACCGCGCCCACCTCTTGCGCCTGGGGGAGAGCGTGGGCGGCCTGCCACTCGCCCTCGAACTCGCCGCGACCTGGGTCCGGCTTCTCCCCCTGAGGGAGGTTGCTGACGCCGTGGGCGCTGGCCTCGACCTTCTGCACGCCGACCTGGCCGACCTTCCGCCCCGACAGCGCAGCCTGCGGGCGGTCCTCGAGAAGACCTGGGCGCTGCTCCCCCCACCCGAGCAGGAGGCCTTGCGTGCCCTGGGCAGCGTGGACACTCCCTTCCACCTGCGGGCCGTGGGAAGCGTCACCGGAGTGACGCCCCTCACCCTGCGGCATCTGGAGGCGCAGGGTTTAATTCGGCGGCTGGAGGGCGGCCACCTCAACCTGCATCCTCTGGTGCGCCAGTTCGCCGCCGAGCGGGCGGCGGACTACCCGCAAGAAGCCGAGGCGGTGCGCCGCAGGCACGCCGAGTACTACGCCCGCTTCCTGGCCGACCGTCCGCGCCCCCCGAACGGTGGGCTGCTGCAGGCGTGTGCCCTGGACGAGATTGCTGGCGAGATTGAGAACGTGCGCATGGCCTGGCGCTGGATGGTCAATCACGCGGCGGACGATCTCCTAAACCTGTGTCTGGACCCGCTGTGGCAGTTCTGCGAGGGCCGCGGCCGCCACCCGGAGGGCATCCCCCTGTTCCGCCTCGCCGCCGGCCAGACGGAGCTGCCCCGCCCCACCCGCGGACGGCTGCTCGTCCGACTTGGCATCTGCTTGCTGCACGCGAGCCCGATGCGGGAGGCGGAACGCGCCCTGCTTCAAAGTCTGACCCTGCTGAAGGGAACCGGACACGACCGGGATCTCCAGCTCGCCTACGTGCACCTGAGCATGATCGCCGAGGCCCAGGGCCACCCCCGCCGCGCGATGACGATCAACGAGGTCGGCCTACGCGAGGCCCAGCGCACCGGCCACCGCTGGTCCGAGGACGGCTTCATCACCCGCCTCGCGCTCGGTGCCCAGGCGATGGGGGACCTCCCACGCGCGCGCGCCCTCCACGAGCGCCGGTTGCGGTCCAGCGAGGCGCTGCAGGACGTCTTCGGGCTGGCCCTTTGCACAAGCTACCTGGCAGGTGTCAGCCTGCTGGAGGAGCGCTACGACGAGGCGGAGCAGTTCTTCCTGCAAGGTATCCGCCACTGGCGGAGCCTCGGCAACCCGGGGGCGGTCGCCCACCTCGTGCGGCGCCTGGGAGACCTCGCCTACGTGCAGGGAAATTTCCGCGCTGCCTCCGCCCACTACACCGAGAGCGCCGCTCTATATACCGAGCTCGGTTACCCGGACGAGGCTGAGCGCATTCGGCTGCGCGCCGGCCATGCCCGGCTTTCCCACTGCGACCGTGAGGGGGCCCAAGCCGCTCTTGACGCCGCCCGGGAAGTCGGGGCGGCCGCCCTCTTCGAGTGGCAGACGCTGCAGGTGCGCCTACTCGCTGAGCGAGAGAACCCCAGCGCCCAGGAAGATGCCCTCCTGCCGTACCTGCGCCGCCATCTCCCCTGGCACATCCTCTCTGCGGAACCCTCCAGCGACTGAACTCCTGCCCGCGTCACGCCTGCGTTACGGGGGTGTCACACCCCTTTCTGCATCCTCGGAACGTGGAAAGGAGCGTGACACGGCACGTTGACCGGGACAGCACCCTGGCCCGGTGAACCTGCCACGGGCAGGAGTGAACCGGCGCGGACAACAGCCGTCACGGGGAAAGGCTCTCAGGGACTCAAGCTCCTGCACGACGAAGGGGTGATTCAGATGAAGACGAATCCCATCACGGTTCGGCGGTTGACCGGCGCTCTGGCCGCAGGCGCGCTGCTCGGTCTGGTGGCTTCGGGCCAGACGCCTGGGGTCACCCTGAGGGCGGCGCACGCAGCCGTAGTTACGGGTCAACCGTCTGAGATCAACGTCGAGCAGGACGTCTTGGAAATAGCCCCGGGGGCCTGCACCGGCTATCACGAGCATGGCGGCCCGGGCCTGGAGACAGTCATCAGCGGCACGGTCACCGTGGAAACCCGGGGTGCGCCAGGCACCAAGGCTTTCACCGCGGGGCAGATGTACGTGTACGCGGCCGGGACCATCCACAACTTCTGCAACCGGGGCAAGGTCCCGGCCGTGTTCACGGCGGCCTTCCTGCTCCCCAAAGGCGTGGCCCCCGTGACGCCGCGGTGAGGTACGTGTAAGTCGCCAGCGCGCAGAGGGGTGAGGGCCAGCCCCGGACCCCGAACAGGAGCGTGAAGCCATGAACCCTGTGTCACGCAAATCGGTTTCGAGCGGATTCCGCCCCCTCGCCCTCGCCCTGCTGAGCGCGCTCGGCATCGGATGGGCGGCGCAGACGGGCCGCACCGGTGGGCGCTTTGACGTGGGCGGGTACCGCCTGGATCTCCACTGCACAGCGCCCGCCCCCGGCCCCACCGTCCTGCTGCTGGGCGGCTTGGAGGAGGCGACGGAGGCGTGGCCGGTCACGGCCTACGACGTGGCCAGGACGCATCGCGTCTGCTGGTACGCTATGGCAGGTGTGTCGCCCAGCGACCCGGCCCCGGGGGTCACGGACGGGGTGGCCCGGGCCGAGGAGCTGCACCGTCTCCTCATCCGGGCGGGCGTGAAGGGTCCTTTCGTCCTCGTCGCCTACCGCTTCGGCAGCCAGATCGCCCGGCTGTACACGGATCGCCATCGCACCAACGTCGCCGGGATGGTTCTCGTCAATCCCTGGCAGGAGGACCTCGCGCCCGCCCTGGACGCCTTCTTCCGCCAGAACCCCCCGGTGCTCGATGACCTCGGCTCCGCCCCGGCCAACCGCTACACACCCCCCTCACCCCTGGGAGGTGTACGCGCCCTGCAGCAATTTGTTCGCGCCTACACGGTAGGGGCAAGCACCTGGAAGGCCGGCTGGAACATCCGCGCCGGGGACGCCCAGGTTCGCCGTGCGGCGCCCTTGGGCGAGCTCCCACTCGTGGTGGTCACGCCCCACCTCGACGCCTTTAGCGTCGCCCAGGCAGGGACCCTGAAGTCGATGTACGGCCAGAGGCTGTGGCGAATCCTGGGAGACAGCCAGGCGCGGCTGACCCGGCTCTCACACAACAGCGACCAAGTGTTCTCCGAGGTCGCCTGGGACGCCGTCCAGAACGAGGACCCTGGCCTGGTGCTGGGAGCTCTCCGGCGGGTTCTGACCGTCGCACAGGGCTCATCCGCTCTCGGGCGGTAAGCACCTGTTCATAAAGGCGGAGGGAACCGGCGTTCCCGCGGCGATAAAGGCAGTCGCGGGAGGCATGACACCTGGGACAGTCGCTCTCCGTTGAGCCTCTGGACCTTGACGGCCAGTAGGCGTAAGCAACGGCGCGGCGTGTGTCGCCACAACTACACCCCAACCGGACGCCCGCGCCCGGCCCATTTCGTGTCCATCTGGGGTCGTTCCCGCCTTTCCTGGGCACCTGTCCGGCCAGGTCCAGGTCTTCCCCTGACACCATGGCGGGCAAGACGGGTGTCGCGGGCGCAGCGGGTGGGGTACGTGCGGGTGAGCAGCGCCGGGCAGAACACCGCGCGGCAGCTCGATGGTGTGCCGGTGGACCGGGTGTTCGAGGATCACGCCAGCGGAAAAGGCGCGGCGCGGCCGGCGCTCGGTGAGCTTCGCCGCTACGTGCGTGAGGGCGACGTGGTGGTCGTGCACTCGATGGACCGCCTGGCCCGCGACCTCGACGACCTGCGTGCCCTGGTCGACGAGTTCACCGGCCGCGGCGTGCAGGTCGAGTTCGTCCGGGAGGGGTTGCTCTTTTCTGGCGACGATACGCCCATGGCGCGGCGGCTGCTGAGTGTCATGGGCGCGGTGGTGGAGTTCGAGCGGACGCTGATCCGCGAGCGGTAGCGCGAGGGCATCGAGGTGGCCCGGGCGCGCGGCGCGTACTGGGGCCGCAGGCGGGCGCTGTCGCCCGCCCAGGTGGAGCAGGTGCGCGCGGGTGGCGGCAGCGGAGAAGACCGTCATCGCTCGCGAGCTGGGCGTCGCGCGCGAGACGCCCTACCAGGCATTGCGGGGGTAACGCACCGGGTGGGGCACCCTCGCAGGCTTTGGCCCGCCGACGAAGCGGCCCCTCCCAGGACGGGGGGCTTGCGGTTCTTGGGCCTCTGGCGCTGATCCGCGTGGTGGGCTTCATGGGTTCTCCTGCCGCGGGCGAAGTCTGACTTTCACGTCCCCGGCGCTTTCCCTCCCGCCACAGCTGCCGCGAAGCGCAGGACGAGGGGGTGGGGCTCTTCCGCGCCGCAGGTGCGGCCCCCACCCCCAGGCGGCTCCGTATGCTGCTCCTGTTGCCGGTCGGCCGCAGGACTGCCCTTGTCTTGCCGTGGCAGAATTGCACTCAAATATTCCACCTGTTACAATTACGCCTTGACCGTAACTGAAAAGGAGTTTACGCATTGACCCGCTCTTTCGACAGGCTGACCGCCGAGGTCGCGCTCGCCCTCGCGCCGGACAGCAGCAGTGCCAAGGCTGCCCAGAAGCTCGCCCGCCCTGCCGGGTGGCCCACGCTGGCCCGCGACGGCGACGTGCTGTGGGGTGAATGTCAGGGCAGCGGCGCGCACCCCTACCTGGTGGGCGTGGACGCCCGCAGCCCGGAGGTCGGCAGCAAGTGCAGTTGCCCCAGCCGCAAGTTTCCCTGCAAGCACGCCCTGGGGCTCCTGCTCCTGCACGCCGCACAATCCGGCGAGTGGAAGGACACCGCCCCACCCCCCGACCTCGCCCGCTGGCTGGAGGGCCGCGTCACCCGGGCTGAGAAAGCCGCGCAGCCCCCCGGCGACGATTCCGCCGACCCTGCGGCGCGCGCCGGAGCGCAGGCGAAAGCCCAGGCCGCCCGCGACCGCAAACGCTCGGCAGGGCTGGAGGACCTTGAAGTGTGGCTGAGCGACCTCGTGCGCGAGGGGCTCCAGGCGGCCCGGGCCCGCCCATACAGCGACTGGGACCGGCAGGCCGCCCGGCTGGTCGACGCGCAGCTTCCGGGCGCGGCGCGGCGGGTCCGGCAGATCCCCGAGTTGCTGCACGACGAGACTGGAGAGGCCCTCACCGCCCACCTGGGGCAGTTGTGGCTGCTCACGCAGGGTTGGCGGCAGCGGGACGCCCTGAGTGAAGTCGAGCGTGCCGACCTCCTCACGGCGCTGGGCGCACCCCTGGACCGGGCGGGCGTGCCCGCGGCCGCGCCGCAGGTCTGGCAGGTCCTCGGCTCGCTGCAGGAGGAGGAGGGCAAGCTGACGGTGAGGCGCACCTGGTTGCTGGGGGCAGGCCCCCCCGGCGGGGAACCGAGGCTGGCCCTGCTGCTCGACTTCGCCCCCACCGGGCAGGCGTTGCCCGCCCCGCTGCCCCCGGGCCAGACCCTGACGGCGGCGGTGGGCCACGCGCCCTCGGCCTATCCCCAGCGGGCCCTGGTGCAGAGAGAGGTGACGGCGGTGGCCGCCCCGCTGTCCCTTCCCGGCGGGACGCTGGCCGAGTTGCAGGCGCGCTACGCGGCCGCCCTGGCCCTGAACCCCTGGCTGGAGCGCATCGGCGCGTTTGTCGGCCCGGCGTACCTCCACCTTGACCCGCCGCAGCTCTGCGACGCGGAGGGCCACGCCGTCCCGCTGAGCCCGCGGGTGGAGCCCGCCGAGCTCTGGGCCATGCTCGCCCGGGCGGAGACGCGCCTGCCGACCTATTTCGGGGAATGGGACCGGCAGGGCTTCCTGCCGGTGGCGGCCGTGGGCCTTGAGGCGGCCGAACCCGGAGTGCCCGCATGAGCCGCGAGCTGCGCGACCTGGCCCTGGTCGCCACCCGCGGCACCAGCCGGGCCGAGCTGCCCGCGCCCGCCGGACCCCTGGCCCCGGCCCTGGCGAGCGTACCCGGCGACACCCCCGAGGCCCGCCTGCTGGCCCGCGCCGCCCTCCTGGGCCTGCACGCCCGCGCCGGAGCGCCCCTCCTGCGGGCGGCCGCGCCGCCTCCCCCACCTGTGCCTGCTGCCGAAGCTCCACTGCCGCCGGCCCTGGCGGCCCTGCTGCCCACCATGATTCGCACTGGCTCCGCCCTGACTGCACGGGCGTTGGCCACCGTGGCTGTGCGCGGCTGGACCCTGAACGCCGCGCAGGTGCTGGCGCTGTACCAGCAGCAGCCGGACCTTGCCCAGGACCTGTGGTCGCTGGCCGACGCGCGGGCGCGGGTCACCCTGGAGGCCCATCCCCTGAGTAGGCAGGCGCGGAAGGCCGGGGAACTCACCGCCTGGCACGCCAGACTGGCTGCCCTGACCGAGCGGCGGGCCCATGACCCGGCGCAGGCCGCTCTGGAGCTGGAAGAGCTGTGGGTCAGCCAGCCCGCCGACCGGCGCAAGGACCTGCTGGCCCTGATGCGCCGCGACCTGCACCCCGGGGACCGCCCGCTGCTGGAAACGGCGACGCGCGACCGCTCACCCGAGGTGCAGAAACAGGCGCGGCAACTCCTGGGTCATCTTCCCGGTCCCCTGCAGGACGAGCTGCTGGCGTTGCTGCTCCAGGCGGTGAAGGTGAGTGGTCGGCTGAACAGGAAGATCACCTTCGGGGCCTTCGACCTGCCCGCCGCGCTCGGCCAGCCGCGGGCCGGGCAGTACGACGACGGCGACCTTCACCGCCTGCTGGGCGCCCTGCCCACCGGGCTGATCCTGAGGACGCTCGGGGTGACCTGGGCCGAACTCCACCAGGCGGCCCGCGCGCACCACTGGTCGCTGGCCAACGAAGTGCAGGAGCCGCCGCCCCCCCTGCCGGAGCCGCCGGACCCGGAAACCGCCCGTGCCCGACTGCGCGACCTCGCCGGGCAGCCGCAGGTCTCCGCGGAAACACTGCTGGACGCGGTGCGGGCCATGCTGCCCGATCCATGGGCGGACCTCGTGGCAGAACCGGTGGACCTCCAGGTCACCCTGGCTGCGCGCGCGGTGGGGCTCGTTCAGCGCGAGGGTCAGAGCGGGCCGGTGCGGGGCCTGACCGGGCTGCTGGGCGATCGCCTCTCGCCCGACCTCACGCTGCCACCGCCCACGCCTCTCCCTTTCGAACTGCCACCGCGCCCGAACAAGCTCCCCACCTGGCAGACCGCCGCCGACTGGGAGGAACGCCAGCGCCTGGACCATGCCCAGAGAGAGCAGGCCGCGTTCCAGGCCTGGCGCGAGCTGCAAGGCGTCCTGCGGCTGCGCCGCGAGTGGCGGGACGCCCTGGCCGCGCACACCTCCTGAGCCCCCGAGAACGCCTTCCCATCCCCCGAGGAGCCCCCATGACCATCACCCCCGAAGTCCTGCGCCAGCACGCCGAACACGCCTACGCCGTTGAGCTCGCCGCCCTCGCCGAGCACGACCGCCACCCGCGCCCGCCGCGGTGGAACCTCAGCCCGCGGGCCGTCCTGACGTACCTGATGGGCGGGTGGGCCGGTGACACGGAGATCACGCCGAAGTACGTTGGTGAGGCGCGGCTGATGGAGATCGCGGTGGCGACCCTCGCCACCGACCGGGCGCTGCTGCTCCTCGGGGTGCCGGGCACGGCCAAGAGCTGGGTCAGCGAGCACCTCGCCGCCGCCATCTCGGGGGACAGCACCCTGCTCGTGCAGGGCACGGCGGGCACCGACGAGAGCGCCATCCGCTACGGCTGGAATTACGCCCGCCTGCTCGCCGAGGGGCCGAGCGAGGCCGCGCTCGTCGAGAGTCCCGTGATGCACGCCATGCGTCAGGGCAAGATCGCCCGCCTCGAGGAGCTCACCCGCGTGCAGAGCGACGTGCAGGACACCCTGATCACCATCCTCTC encodes:
- a CDS encoding alpha/beta fold hydrolase, encoding MNPVSRKSVSSGFRPLALALLSALGIGWAAQTGRTGGRFDVGGYRLDLHCTAPAPGPTVLLLGGLEEATEAWPVTAYDVARTHRVCWYAMAGVSPSDPAPGVTDGVARAEELHRLLIRAGVKGPFVLVAYRFGSQIARLYTDRHRTNVAGMVLVNPWQEDLAPALDAFFRQNPPVLDDLGSAPANRYTPPSPLGGVRALQQFVRAYTVGASTWKAGWNIRAGDAQVRRAAPLGELPLVVVTPHLDAFSVAQAGTLKSMYGQRLWRILGDSQARLTRLSHNSDQVFSEVAWDAVQNEDPGLVLGALRRVLTVAQGSSALGR
- a CDS encoding SWIM zinc finger family protein; its protein translation is MTRSFDRLTAEVALALAPDSSSAKAAQKLARPAGWPTLARDGDVLWGECQGSGAHPYLVGVDARSPEVGSKCSCPSRKFPCKHALGLLLLHAAQSGEWKDTAPPPDLARWLEGRVTRAEKAAQPPGDDSADPAARAGAQAKAQAARDRKRSAGLEDLEVWLSDLVREGLQAARARPYSDWDRQAARLVDAQLPGAARRVRQIPELLHDETGEALTAHLGQLWLLTQGWRQRDALSEVERADLLTALGAPLDRAGVPAAAPQVWQVLGSLQEEEGKLTVRRTWLLGAGPPGGEPRLALLLDFAPTGQALPAPLPPGQTLTAAVGHAPSAYPQRALVQREVTAVAAPLSLPGGTLAELQARYAAALALNPWLERIGAFVGPAYLHLDPPQLCDAEGHAVPLSPRVEPAELWAMLARAETRLPTYFGEWDRQGFLPVAAVGLEAAEPGVPA
- a CDS encoding DUF5691 domain-containing protein, which translates into the protein MSRELRDLALVATRGTSRAELPAPAGPLAPALASVPGDTPEARLLARAALLGLHARAGAPLLRAAAPPPPPVPAAEAPLPPALAALLPTMIRTGSALTARALATVAVRGWTLNAAQVLALYQQQPDLAQDLWSLADARARVTLEAHPLSRQARKAGELTAWHARLAALTERRAHDPAQAALELEELWVSQPADRRKDLLALMRRDLHPGDRPLLETATRDRSPEVQKQARQLLGHLPGPLQDELLALLLQAVKVSGRLNRKITFGAFDLPAALGQPRAGQYDDGDLHRLLGALPTGLILRTLGVTWAELHQAARAHHWSLANEVQEPPPPLPEPPDPETARARLRDLAGQPQVSAETLLDAVRAMLPDPWADLVAEPVDLQVTLAARAVGLVQREGQSGPVRGLTGLLGDRLSPDLTLPPPTPLPFELPPRPNKLPTWQTAADWEERQRLDHAQREQAAFQAWRELQGVLRLRREWRDALAAHTS
- a CDS encoding ATP-binding protein — translated: MSAPFRVQLLGQVQGHFGGAPVPFLRDRRHLLLAYLAAQDTWVGRERLAFLFWPDDPGPVAYQNLRRLLQRVRALPWLRGLEVTATQVRWAVPTDVAAWEQARAPEGYGGSFLASLEPINLPELAAWAAAERERLQGLQRDRILARAREGPPEEALTLLTPLLHGEAPDDEALAEYLRAAARAGQRERGMREFRRYAMWLRDELGLDPSPGVMQALREDSAAPPDLVPAHTPVPSAVTSFVGRDLEIAEVLHLLRGPDHRLVTLIGPGGVGKTRLAARLAQETAPHFAQGAAFVPLEAARDEAELVSTLARAVPVPLPQVTWPQVRRALAACELLLVLDNLEHLPGAASLITDLLTAAPRVRVLATSRAPLGLLAETQLVLEGLPFPPGPEAWDDGYDGVRLFTERARHVDPHFVIPPEDRAHLLRLGESVGGLPLALELAATWVRLLPLREVADAVGAGLDLLHADLADLPPRQRSLRAVLEKTWALLPPPEQEALRALGSVDTPFHLRAVGSVTGVTPLTLRHLEAQGLIRRLEGGHLNLHPLVRQFAAERAADYPQEAEAVRRRHAEYYARFLADRPRPPNGGLLQACALDEIAGEIENVRMAWRWMVNHAADDLLNLCLDPLWQFCEGRGRHPEGIPLFRLAAGQTELPRPTRGRLLVRLGICLLHASPMREAERALLQSLTLLKGTGHDRDLQLAYVHLSMIAEAQGHPRRAMTINEVGLREAQRTGHRWSEDGFITRLALGAQAMGDLPRARALHERRLRSSEALQDVFGLALCTSYLAGVSLLEERYDEAEQFFLQGIRHWRSLGNPGAVAHLVRRLGDLAYVQGNFRAASAHYTESAALYTELGYPDEAERIRLRAGHARLSHCDREGAQAALDAAREVGAAALFEWQTLQVRLLAERENPSAQEDALLPYLRRHLPWHILSAEPSSD
- a CDS encoding recombinase family protein, translated to MSRAQRVGYVRVSSAGQNTARQLDGVPVDRVFEDHASGKGAARPALGELRRYVREGDVVVVHSMDRLARDLDDLRALVDEFTGRGVQVEFVREGLLFSGDDTPMARRLLSVMGAVVEFERTLIRER
- a CDS encoding cupin domain-containing protein, with amino-acid sequence MKTNPITVRRLTGALAAGALLGLVASGQTPGVTLRAAHAAVVTGQPSEINVEQDVLEIAPGACTGYHEHGGPGLETVISGTVTVETRGAPGTKAFTAGQMYVYAAGTIHNFCNRGKVPAVFTAAFLLPKGVAPVTPR